In Centroberyx gerrardi isolate f3 chromosome 20, fCenGer3.hap1.cur.20231027, whole genome shotgun sequence, a genomic segment contains:
- the wnt3 gene encoding proto-oncogene Wnt-3 — protein MDLYLIGYVMCVWLSSSRVLGGYPIWWSLALGQQYSSLGSQPILCGSIPGLVPKQLRFCRNYIEIMPSVAEGVKLGIQECQHQFRGRRWNCTTIKDNLAIFGPVLDKATRESAFVHAIASAGVAFAVTRSCAEGTSTMCGCDSHHKGPPGEGWKWGGCSEDAEFGVLVSREFADARENRPDARSAMNRHNNEAGRTTILDHMHLRCKCHGLSGSCEVKTCWWAQPDFRMLGDYLKDKYDSASEMVVEKHRESRGWVETLRAKYAFFKHPTERDLVYYEGSPNFCEPNPETGSFGTRDRVCNVSSHGIEGCDLLCCGRGHNTRTEKRKEKCHCIFHWCCYVSCQECVRVYDVHTCK, from the exons GTCCCTGGCCCTGGGGCAGCAGTACTCGTCTCTGGGCTCCCAACCCATCCTGTGCGGCTCCATCCCCGGCCTGGTGCCCAAGCAGCTGCGCTTCTGTCGCAACTACATCGAGATCATGCCCAGCGTGGCCGAAGGCGTCAAGCTGGGCATCCAAGAATGCCAGCACCAGTTTCGGGGCCGCCGATGGAACTGTACCACCATCAAGGACAACCTGGCCATCTTCGGCCCTGTGCTGGATAAAG caACCAGAGAGTCAGCATTTGTCCACGCTATAGCTTCGGCAGGGGTGGCGTTTGCAGTGACGCGGTCCTGCGCTGAGGGCACATCCACCATGTGCGGCTGTGACTCCCACCACAAGGGCCCTCCTGGGGAGGGCTGGAAGTGGGGCGGCTGCAGTGAGGACGCTGAGTTTGGGGTGCTGGTGTCCAGGGAGTTTGCTGATGCCAGAGAGAACCGTCCGGACGCTCGCTCGGCAATGAACCGGCACAACAACGAGGCAGGACGCACG ACCATCCTGGACCACATGCACCTGCGCTGTAAATGTCACGGCCTGTCCGGGAGCTGCGAGGTGAAGACCTGCTGGTGGGCGCAGCCCGACTTCCGCATGCTGGGCGACTACCTGAAGGACAAGTACGACAGCGCCTCAGAGATGGTGGTGGAGAAGCACCGCGAGTCGCGCGGCTGGGTGGAGACGCTGCGCGCCAAGTACGCCTTCTTCAAGCACCCCACCGAGCGCGACCTGGTCTACTACGAGGGCTCGCCCAACTTCTGCGAGCCCAACCCGGAGACGGGCTCGTTCGGGACGCGCGACCGCGTCTGCAACGTGTCGTCGCACGGCATCGAGGGCTGCGACCTGCTGTGCTGCGGCCGCGGCCACAACACCCGGACTGAGAAGCGCAAGGAGAAGTGCCATTGCATCTTCCACTGGTGCTGCTACGTCAGCTGTCAGGAGTGTGTGCGCGTCTACGACGTTCACACATGCAAGTGA